A stretch of the Panicum virgatum strain AP13 chromosome 9N, P.virgatum_v5, whole genome shotgun sequence genome encodes the following:
- the LOC120693108 gene encoding uncharacterized protein LOC120693108 has product MKKLGDRFALVESRVDSLDGSLGDRFKLVEQSTTALVAWQPGIDSAVADLSSKIAAVDDISDRLVSLSSKLDRVVLERLPAGSGILPNPVAAAATTPAGNPAVGPDGHRIDHQYREPGFGSITTISHLPVKGTSYSRPPPLEPPPRAPPHEFNSHSPEPRQFSSYRLPSSSGPSMYTTSSKLPKVPFPKFVGENPKLWQTRSERYFDMHGIDKSLWVPVSTMYFDDAAARWLQSVDSKVSSIGWEDFCLLVHDRFGRDQQELLIRQLFHIRQTSTVSDYVQRFSELVDQLSAYTASTDPRYYTLRFIDGLREDIRSVVLVQRPNDLDTACVLAELQEEVGDQSRRREYKRPELPFMSKPQARAPLPLPPPPPRTAPSSPAQASDRRSVDAARALSSPEAKAAALRTQRRAMGLCYKCGEKWSRDHTCSATVQLHVVQELWELFQLEDEAPEYHVSSPDAAEELFLAISKAAIHGADAPRTVKFSGSIQHIPVTLLVDSGSSSSFLSTQLAAKLSGLCPLQKPISVQVAGGGKLSCDWFLPQALWFIGDLSFHSDLKVLPLTAYDMIIGMDWLEKFSPMTVHWQQKWLRIPYGDQQVVLQGVQSDFPEQVVVQLCPLTPGGDLHSDVSLLPREVQDLIDQYATIFEKPSQLPPSRACDHEIPLIPGANPVNIRTYRYPPALRDEIEKKLQICFNKG; this is encoded by the coding sequence ATGAAGAAGCTGGGCGACCGATTCGCCTTGGTGGAGTCGCGCGTCGACAGTCTGGACGGATCTCTGGGCGACCGCTTCAAGTTGGTGGAGCAGTCGACCACCGCTCTCGTGGCGTGGCAACCCGGCATCGactccgccgtcgccgacctCTCCTCCAAAatcgccgccgtcgacgacaTCTCCGACAGGCTGGTCTCCCTCTCCTCCAAGCTGGATCGAGTGGTCCTCGAACGACTTCCAGCCGGTTCGGGCATCCTGCCGAACCCCGTGGCGGCTGCGGCAACAACACCTGCCGGCAACCCGGCTGTCGGCCCCGATGGGCACCGCATCGACCATCAGTACCGGGAGCCTGGGTTTGGGTCGATCACgaccatctcccacctcccGGTCAAGGGTACGTCTTACTCCCGTCCTCCACCACTCGAACCACCTCCCCGTGCTCCGCCTCATGAGTTTAATTCCCATTCCCCTGAGCCTCGTCAGTTTAGCAGTTATCGCCTTCCGAGTTCCTCTGGTCCCTCCATGTACACCACCTCTAGCAAATTACCCAAAGTTCCTTTTCCCAAGTTTGTTGGTGAGAACCCCAAGCTTTGGCAGACTAGATCTGAGCGCTATTTTGACATGCATGGGATAGATAAATCACTTTGGGTTCCTGTCTCCACCATGTATTTTGATGATGCGGCCGCACGTTGGTTGCAGTCGGTTGACAGTAAAGTTTCATCTATTGGTTGGGAGGATTTCTGTCTACTTGTTCATGACCGCTTTGGCCGTGACCAGCAGGAATTGCTGATTCGCCAACTTTTTCACATTAGGCAGACTAGCACAGTCTCCGACTATGTTCAGCGTTTTTCTGAACTTGTCGACCAATTATCAGCTTACACTGCTTCCACAGACCCTCGCTATTACACATTACGCTTCATAGATGGTCTCCGAGAAGACATTCGTTCTGTCGTTCTTGTTCAGCGGCCAAACGACCTCGATACTGCTTGTGTGTTGGCTGAATTGCAGGAGGAGGTGGGTGATCAATCTCGGCGTCGGGAGTACAAACGGCCGGAGCTGCCGTTTATGTCCAAGCCGCAGGCCAGAGCTCCGCTGCCTCTACCTCCGCCACCTCCCCGTACGGCGCCGTCTTCTCCAGCACAAGCATCCGACCGCAGGAGCGTGGATGCGGCCCGTGCCTTGTCGTCTCCTGAAGCTAAGGCAGCGGCGCTCCGTACTCAGCGTCGCGCCATGGGCCTTTGTTACAAGTGTGGCGAGAAGTGGAGCCGTGATCATACATGCTCTGCCACGGTTCAACTCCATGTCGTTCAGGAATTGTGGGAGCTGTTTCAACTGGAGGATGAGGCCCCGGAGTATCATGTATCGAGTCCAGATGCTGCAGAGGAACTGTTTCTGGCAATTTCGAAGGCCGCTATTCATGGTGCTGATGCTCCTCGCACAGTTAAGTTCTCTGGATCAATTCAACATATTCCCGTCACTCTGTTAGTCGATTCTGGCAGTTCTTCTTCATTTCTGAGCACTCAGTTAGCTGCCAAGTTGTCGGGTCTCTGTCCTCTTCAGAAACCGATTTCTGTGCAAGTTGCGGGTGGGGGAAAGTTGTCTTGCGATTGGTTTTTGCCCCAGGCTCTGTGGTTTATTGGAGATTTGTCATTTCACTCTGATTTGAAGGTGCTTCCTCTCACAGCTTATGATATGATTATTGGTATGGATTGGCTTGAGAAGTTTAGTCCGATGACAGTTCATTGGCAGCAAAAATGGTTACGGATTCCTTATGGGGACCAGCAAGTAGTGCTGCAGGGAGTACAGTCTGATTTTCCAGAACAAGTTGTGGTTCAGCTGTGTCCGTTGACTCCTGGTGGCGATTTGCACTCTGATGTTTCCTTATTGCCTCGTGAAGTCCAGGATCTCATTGATCAGTATGCCACTATTTTTGAGAAGCCAAGCCAGTTACCTCCGTCTCGTGCCTGTGACCACGAGATACCACTGATTCCAGGTGCAAATCCAGTGAATATCAGGACCTACCGCTACCCACCTGCTCTTCGTGATGAAATAGAGAAAAAGTTGCAGATATGCTTCAACAAGGGTTGA
- the LOC120693115 gene encoding ATP synthase delta chain, chloroplastic-like, which yields MNILNQPINPGGHPVFPAAKEAGHLTPASVRFDGVPAQPSTVAAGRSSAQYPRWQAQTLRRASSYVGADHDGATAAAGPEPAPFKPPTLDFLRSLLDRSSCSVSSALAGGEASAPPPQLLALRVVVSSAVELDARQTELIARKMRRLTGFVNLTVENVVDPSLIAGFVICYGTDDSHVIDLSVKGQLAALKNRVDSIDQTAHGHPHPCIPDRPNYT from the coding sequence ATGAACATCTTGAACCAGCCCATCAACCCCGGCGGCCACCCGGTGTTCCCGGCGGCCAAGGAGGCCGGCCACCTCACGCCGGCGTCGGTGCGCTTCGACGGCGTGCCGGCGCAGCCCAGCACGGTAGCCGCGGGGCGCTCCAGCGCGCAGTACCCGAGATGGCAGGCGCAGACGCTGCGCCGGGCCAGCAGCTACGTCGGCGCCGACCACGACGGGGCCACCGCGGCCGCGGGCCCGGAGCCCGCCCCGTTCAAGCCGCCGACGCTCGACTTCCTGCGGTCGCTCCTGGACAGGAGTAGCTGCAGCGTGAGCTCCGCcttggcgggcggcgaggccagcgccccgccgccgcagctgctcgCGCTGCGGGTGGTCGTGTCCTCCGCGGTGGAGCTGGACGCGCGCCAGACCGAGCTCATCGCGCGCAAGATGCGCCGGCTCACCGGGTTCGTGAACCTCACGGTCGAGAACGTCGTGGACCCGTCCCTGATCGCCGGCTTCGTCATCTGCTACGGCACCGACGACTCCCACGTCATCGACCTCAGCGTCAAGGGCCAGCTCGCCGCGCTCAAGAACCGCGTCGACTCCATCGACCAGACCGCCCACGGGCACCCGCACCCCTGTATCCCTGATCGACCGAACTACACCTGA